From a single Nymphaea colorata isolate Beijing-Zhang1983 chromosome 4, ASM883128v2, whole genome shotgun sequence genomic region:
- the LOC116252791 gene encoding putative casein kinase II subunit beta-4 isoform X3: MYRERIVGSEARGGVSRSDLTLRDPLDRKRINDALDKHLERSSPSTSRVGINGKDKDRVSFPSTSGGKMGIGNGRDNKDGRLGSLAKNKASDESETDSEESDVSGSDADDTSWISWFCSLRGNELFCEVDDEYIQDDFNLCGLSGQVPYYDYALDLILDVESSHAGDIFTEEQNELVESAAEMLYGLIHVRYILTSKGMSAMLDKYKTHEFGRCPRVYCYGQPCLPVGESDIPRSSTVKIYCPTCEDIYSPRSKYQSNIDGAYFGTTFPHLFLMTHGNLKPPKPSRNYVPRIFGFKIHKP; this comes from the exons ATGTATAGAGAGAGGATTGTGGGATCGGAAGCGAGGGGAGGAGTGTCGAGGTCCGACCTCACTCTGCGTGACCCTCTCGATCGGAAACGGATCAACGATGCACTGGACAAGCACCTCGAGAGGTCGTCGCCGTCGACATCGAGAGTAGGGATAAACGGGAAGGATAAGGATCGGGTTTCGTTCCCCTCGACGTCTGGTGGAAAGATGGGAATCGGGAATGGGCGCGACAACAAGGACGGGCGGTTGGGATCCCTCGCGAAGAATAAGGCCTCCGATG AATCGGAAACAGATAGTGAAGAGTCTGATGTCAGTGGCTCTGATGCCGATGATACATCTTGGATCTCATGGTTTTGTAGCCTTCGGGGCAATGAGCTCTTTTGTGAAGTTGATGACGAGTACATCCAAGATGATTTCAACCTTTGCGGATTAAGCGGCCAAGTTCCTTATTATGATTATGCACTTGACCTTATCTTGGATGTGGAGTCATCTCATG CAGGAGATATTTTCACTGAGGAGCAAAATGAATTGGTTGAGTCAGCAGCTGAGATGCTTTACGGCCTCATTCATGTCCGGTATATTTTAACTAGCAAAGGAATGTCTGCCATG CTGGACAAATACAAAACCCATGAATTCGGAAGGTGCCCAAGAGTCTACTGTTATGGCCAACCCTGTCTTCCTGTCGGTGAATCAGACATTCCTCGATCAAGCACCGTGAAGATATATTGCCCAACATGTGAAGATATATATTCTCCCAGGTCTAAGTACCAGAGCA ACATTGATGGAGCTTATTTTGGAACCACCTTCCCACATCTCTTTCTAATGACGCATGGAAATCTCAAGCCACCGAAGCCATCTCGAAACTACGTCCCAAGAATATTTGGTTTCAAAATCCACAAGCCGTGA
- the LOC116252791 gene encoding putative casein kinase II subunit beta-4 isoform X4 → MYRERIVGSEARGGVSRSDLTLRDPLDRKRINDALDKHLERSSPSTSRVGINGKDKDRVSFPSTSGGKMGIGNGRDNKDGRLGSLAKNKASDESETDSEESDVSGSDADDTSWISWFCSLRGNELFCEVDDEYIQDDFNLCGLSGQVPYYDYALDLILDVESSHGDIFTEEQNELVESAAEMLYGLIHVRYILTSKGMSAMLDKYKTHEFGRCPRVYCYGQPCLPVGESDIPRSSTVKIYCPTCEDIYSPRSKYQSNIDGAYFGTTFPHLFLMTHGNLKPPKPSRNYVPRIFGFKIHKP, encoded by the exons ATGTATAGAGAGAGGATTGTGGGATCGGAAGCGAGGGGAGGAGTGTCGAGGTCCGACCTCACTCTGCGTGACCCTCTCGATCGGAAACGGATCAACGATGCACTGGACAAGCACCTCGAGAGGTCGTCGCCGTCGACATCGAGAGTAGGGATAAACGGGAAGGATAAGGATCGGGTTTCGTTCCCCTCGACGTCTGGTGGAAAGATGGGAATCGGGAATGGGCGCGACAACAAGGACGGGCGGTTGGGATCCCTCGCGAAGAATAAGGCCTCCGATG AATCGGAAACAGATAGTGAAGAGTCTGATGTCAGTGGCTCTGATGCCGATGATACATCTTGGATCTCATGGTTTTGTAGCCTTCGGGGCAATGAGCTCTTTTGTGAAGTTGATGACGAGTACATCCAAGATGATTTCAACCTTTGCGGATTAAGCGGCCAAGTTCCTTATTATGATTATGCACTTGACCTTATCTTGGATGTGGAGTCATCTCATG GAGATATTTTCACTGAGGAGCAAAATGAATTGGTTGAGTCAGCAGCTGAGATGCTTTACGGCCTCATTCATGTCCGGTATATTTTAACTAGCAAAGGAATGTCTGCCATG CTGGACAAATACAAAACCCATGAATTCGGAAGGTGCCCAAGAGTCTACTGTTATGGCCAACCCTGTCTTCCTGTCGGTGAATCAGACATTCCTCGATCAAGCACCGTGAAGATATATTGCCCAACATGTGAAGATATATATTCTCCCAGGTCTAAGTACCAGAGCA ACATTGATGGAGCTTATTTTGGAACCACCTTCCCACATCTCTTTCTAATGACGCATGGAAATCTCAAGCCACCGAAGCCATCTCGAAACTACGTCCCAAGAATATTTGGTTTCAAAATCCACAAGCCGTGA
- the LOC116252791 gene encoding putative casein kinase II subunit beta-4 isoform X1 produces MYRERIVGSEARGGVSRSDLTLRDPLDRKRINDALDKHLERSSPSTSRVGINGKDKDRVSFPSTSGGKMGIGNGRDNKDGRLGSLAKNKASDEESETDSEESDVSGSDADDTSWISWFCSLRGNELFCEVDDEYIQDDFNLCGLSGQVPYYDYALDLILDVESSHAGDIFTEEQNELVESAAEMLYGLIHVRYILTSKGMSAMLDKYKTHEFGRCPRVYCYGQPCLPVGESDIPRSSTVKIYCPTCEDIYSPRSKYQSNIDGAYFGTTFPHLFLMTHGNLKPPKPSRNYVPRIFGFKIHKP; encoded by the exons ATGTATAGAGAGAGGATTGTGGGATCGGAAGCGAGGGGAGGAGTGTCGAGGTCCGACCTCACTCTGCGTGACCCTCTCGATCGGAAACGGATCAACGATGCACTGGACAAGCACCTCGAGAGGTCGTCGCCGTCGACATCGAGAGTAGGGATAAACGGGAAGGATAAGGATCGGGTTTCGTTCCCCTCGACGTCTGGTGGAAAGATGGGAATCGGGAATGGGCGCGACAACAAGGACGGGCGGTTGGGATCCCTCGCGAAGAATAAGGCCTCCGATG AAGAATCGGAAACAGATAGTGAAGAGTCTGATGTCAGTGGCTCTGATGCCGATGATACATCTTGGATCTCATGGTTTTGTAGCCTTCGGGGCAATGAGCTCTTTTGTGAAGTTGATGACGAGTACATCCAAGATGATTTCAACCTTTGCGGATTAAGCGGCCAAGTTCCTTATTATGATTATGCACTTGACCTTATCTTGGATGTGGAGTCATCTCATG CAGGAGATATTTTCACTGAGGAGCAAAATGAATTGGTTGAGTCAGCAGCTGAGATGCTTTACGGCCTCATTCATGTCCGGTATATTTTAACTAGCAAAGGAATGTCTGCCATG CTGGACAAATACAAAACCCATGAATTCGGAAGGTGCCCAAGAGTCTACTGTTATGGCCAACCCTGTCTTCCTGTCGGTGAATCAGACATTCCTCGATCAAGCACCGTGAAGATATATTGCCCAACATGTGAAGATATATATTCTCCCAGGTCTAAGTACCAGAGCA ACATTGATGGAGCTTATTTTGGAACCACCTTCCCACATCTCTTTCTAATGACGCATGGAAATCTCAAGCCACCGAAGCCATCTCGAAACTACGTCCCAAGAATATTTGGTTTCAAAATCCACAAGCCGTGA
- the LOC116252791 gene encoding putative casein kinase II subunit beta-4 isoform X2, translated as MYRERIVGSEARGGVSRSDLTLRDPLDRKRINDALDKHLERSSPSTSRVGINGKDKDRVSFPSTSGGKMGIGNGRDNKDGRLGSLAKNKASDEESETDSEESDVSGSDADDTSWISWFCSLRGNELFCEVDDEYIQDDFNLCGLSGQVPYYDYALDLILDVESSHGDIFTEEQNELVESAAEMLYGLIHVRYILTSKGMSAMLDKYKTHEFGRCPRVYCYGQPCLPVGESDIPRSSTVKIYCPTCEDIYSPRSKYQSNIDGAYFGTTFPHLFLMTHGNLKPPKPSRNYVPRIFGFKIHKP; from the exons ATGTATAGAGAGAGGATTGTGGGATCGGAAGCGAGGGGAGGAGTGTCGAGGTCCGACCTCACTCTGCGTGACCCTCTCGATCGGAAACGGATCAACGATGCACTGGACAAGCACCTCGAGAGGTCGTCGCCGTCGACATCGAGAGTAGGGATAAACGGGAAGGATAAGGATCGGGTTTCGTTCCCCTCGACGTCTGGTGGAAAGATGGGAATCGGGAATGGGCGCGACAACAAGGACGGGCGGTTGGGATCCCTCGCGAAGAATAAGGCCTCCGATG AAGAATCGGAAACAGATAGTGAAGAGTCTGATGTCAGTGGCTCTGATGCCGATGATACATCTTGGATCTCATGGTTTTGTAGCCTTCGGGGCAATGAGCTCTTTTGTGAAGTTGATGACGAGTACATCCAAGATGATTTCAACCTTTGCGGATTAAGCGGCCAAGTTCCTTATTATGATTATGCACTTGACCTTATCTTGGATGTGGAGTCATCTCATG GAGATATTTTCACTGAGGAGCAAAATGAATTGGTTGAGTCAGCAGCTGAGATGCTTTACGGCCTCATTCATGTCCGGTATATTTTAACTAGCAAAGGAATGTCTGCCATG CTGGACAAATACAAAACCCATGAATTCGGAAGGTGCCCAAGAGTCTACTGTTATGGCCAACCCTGTCTTCCTGTCGGTGAATCAGACATTCCTCGATCAAGCACCGTGAAGATATATTGCCCAACATGTGAAGATATATATTCTCCCAGGTCTAAGTACCAGAGCA ACATTGATGGAGCTTATTTTGGAACCACCTTCCCACATCTCTTTCTAATGACGCATGGAAATCTCAAGCCACCGAAGCCATCTCGAAACTACGTCCCAAGAATATTTGGTTTCAAAATCCACAAGCCGTGA
- the LOC116252244 gene encoding uncharacterized protein LOC116252244 isoform X2: MGEKVERKRLSSEAAGKICGRLCLLDDLYFPNAISRQDGPIDPTQRRDILLDLLSSDAAVFLERYGLRLNNEELAEFECLRGDYEVNWHLKQLRSAISPTLEEKHLRSVTVKNRRRAFLDKLIHDGQYFSEDAMREREPYLHHEYVGKFQDPVGRGMSRPGERWSETLMRRAEENIITAEIRKEQERLGVPKKDWVGPKEEEEVEEEEEEEEEESDEEMEVDKGRVASASVKVDEEACNSSASAGEEHLEEEISAVEMQDRMDQFTRIMQQKLLSGEDTHLDYTKIDDDVTLDDHWMKEVTYDAEEKYFAED; this comes from the exons atgGGGGAAAAAGTGGAGAGGAAGAGGCTGAGCAGCGAGGCGGCGGGGAAAATTTGCGGTCGTCTCTGCCTCCTGGACGACCTTTACTTCCCCAACGCCATCAGTCGCCAGGACGGTCCCATCGACCCCACACAGCGGAGGGACATTCTCCTCGACCTCCTCTCCTCCGATGCCGCCGTCTTCCTTG AGAGATATGGATTACGGTTGAACAATGAAGAACTCGCGGAGTTTGAGTGCTTGAGAGGTGATTATGAAGTCAACTGGCATTTGAAGCAACTTCGAAGTGCAATTAGTCCTACCTTAGAAGAAAAGCACTTGCGATCTGTGACAGTAAAGAATAGAAGGCGAGCATTCTTGGACAAGCTTATTCACGATGGGCAGTATTTCTCTGAGGATGCCATGAGAGAAAGGGAGCCATATCTGCACCATGAGTATGTTGGGAAGTTTCAGGATCCTGTAGGTCGGGGTATGTCTCGCCCAGGAGAGCGTTGGTCAGAAACTTTGATGCGTCGAGCTGAAGAAAACATTATTACTGCAGAGATAAGGAAAGAGCAAGAAAGATTAGGTGTTCCTAAGAAGGACTGGGTTGGTCctaaggaagaggaggaagtggaagaagaagaagaagaagaagaagaggagtcAGATGAGGAAATGGAAGTAGATAAAGGAAGGGTTGCCTCTGCCAGTGTAAAG GTGGATGAGGAGGCATGCAATAGTTCTGCATCGGCTGGTGAAGAGCACCTTGAGGAAGAAATATCAGCAGTGGAGATGCAAGACAGGATGGACCAGTTTACGCGCATCATGCAGCAGAAGTTATTATCTGGTGAAGACACACATTTAGACTACACCAAGATTGATGATGATGTGACACTTGATGACCACTGGATGAAGGAAGTCACATATGATGCCGAAGAGAAGTACTTTGCAGAAGACTAA
- the LOC116252244 gene encoding uncharacterized protein LOC116252244 isoform X1: MGEKVERKRLSSEAAGKICGRLCLLDDLYFPNAISRQDGPIDPTQRRDILLDLLSSDAAVFLERYGLRLNNEELAEFECLRGDYEVNWHLKQLRSAISPTLEEKHLRSVTVKNRRRAFLDKLIHDGQYFSEDAMREREPYLHHEYVGKFQDPVGRGMSRPGERWSETLMRRAEENIITAEIRKEQERLGVPKKDWVGPKEEEEVEEEEEEEEEESDEEMEVDKGRVASASVKLQVDEEACNSSASAGEEHLEEEISAVEMQDRMDQFTRIMQQKLLSGEDTHLDYTKIDDDVTLDDHWMKEVTYDAEEKYFAED, translated from the exons atgGGGGAAAAAGTGGAGAGGAAGAGGCTGAGCAGCGAGGCGGCGGGGAAAATTTGCGGTCGTCTCTGCCTCCTGGACGACCTTTACTTCCCCAACGCCATCAGTCGCCAGGACGGTCCCATCGACCCCACACAGCGGAGGGACATTCTCCTCGACCTCCTCTCCTCCGATGCCGCCGTCTTCCTTG AGAGATATGGATTACGGTTGAACAATGAAGAACTCGCGGAGTTTGAGTGCTTGAGAGGTGATTATGAAGTCAACTGGCATTTGAAGCAACTTCGAAGTGCAATTAGTCCTACCTTAGAAGAAAAGCACTTGCGATCTGTGACAGTAAAGAATAGAAGGCGAGCATTCTTGGACAAGCTTATTCACGATGGGCAGTATTTCTCTGAGGATGCCATGAGAGAAAGGGAGCCATATCTGCACCATGAGTATGTTGGGAAGTTTCAGGATCCTGTAGGTCGGGGTATGTCTCGCCCAGGAGAGCGTTGGTCAGAAACTTTGATGCGTCGAGCTGAAGAAAACATTATTACTGCAGAGATAAGGAAAGAGCAAGAAAGATTAGGTGTTCCTAAGAAGGACTGGGTTGGTCctaaggaagaggaggaagtggaagaagaagaagaagaagaagaagaggagtcAGATGAGGAAATGGAAGTAGATAAAGGAAGGGTTGCCTCTGCCAGTGTAAAG TTACAGGTGGATGAGGAGGCATGCAATAGTTCTGCATCGGCTGGTGAAGAGCACCTTGAGGAAGAAATATCAGCAGTGGAGATGCAAGACAGGATGGACCAGTTTACGCGCATCATGCAGCAGAAGTTATTATCTGGTGAAGACACACATTTAGACTACACCAAGATTGATGATGATGTGACACTTGATGACCACTGGATGAAGGAAGTCACATATGATGCCGAAGAGAAGTACTTTGCAGAAGACTAA
- the LOC116253317 gene encoding uncharacterized protein At1g28695-like isoform X1, with amino-acid sequence MAWRKFFKIGSRKPSSVQVGALFIGCLVMLRLSYSGDWTRTAFHTLKCSFLSSSTRGSDKEIRDPLGAALQGVAMANKTLIITGINKPYAGNNSMLELFLEAFRQGEDTEPLIDHLLIAAHDQPAFERCQQLHRHCYKLVTDGVDFAGEKLFMSEDYLKMVWRRTLFIADVLKRGYSFIYTDADIVWFRNPFKRFTADDDVQMSCDHYNGRPYDTNNSINTGFHFVRSNNKTIKFYDLWYESRKNYSRMHDQDALARLKENGIIERLGLKFRFLETVYFGGFCEKSRDLRKVNTMHANCCRSIRAKLADLRASIEQWKKYMATNNFSSSGSWPIHRNCINSWKIRPNVTT; translated from the exons ATGGCCTGGagaaagtttttcaaaattggcTCCAGGAAGCCATCGTCGGTTCAAGTTGGTGCGTTGTTTATAGGATGCCTTGTGATGCTGCGGCTCTCTTACTCAGGCGATTGGACCAGGACTGCTTTTCATACGTTGAAGTGCagttttctttcctcttcaactCGTGGTTCTGATAAGGAG ATAAGAGATCCACTTGGTGCTGCACTGCAAGGAGTGGCCATGGCGAACAAGACCCTCATCATCACGGGGATAAACAAGCCGTACGCGGGGAACAACAGCATGCTGGAGCTGTTCCTGGAGGCCTTCCGGCAAGGGGAGGACACGGAGCCCCTGATAGACCACCTGCTGATCGCCGCCCACGACCAGCCGGCTTTCGAGAGGTGCCAGCAGCTCCACCGCCACTGCTACAAGCTGGTCACCGACGGCGTCGACTTCGCCGGGGAGAAGCTCTTCATGAGCGAGGATTACCTGAAGATGGTGTGGCGGCGGACTCTCTTCATTGCGGACGTCCTCAAGCGTGGCTACAGCTTCATCTACACA GATGCTGACATAGTGTGGTTCCGGAATCCATTCAAGCGATTTACTGCAGACGATGATGTGCAGATGAGCTGCGACCACTACAACGGGAGGCCCTACGACACCAACAACTCCATCAACACCGGCTTCCATTTCGTGAGATCAAACAACAAGACAATCAAGTTTTACGATCTGTGGTATGAGAGCCGGAAGAACTACTCAAGGATGCACGACCAAGATGCGCTCGCAAGGCTGAAGGAGAACGGCATCATCGAGCGGCTTGGCCTGAAATTCAGGTTTCTGGAGACAGTCTACTTCGGTGGGTTCTGCGAGAAGAGCAGAGACCTGAGGAAGGTCAACACGATGCACGCGAACTGCTGCAGGAGCATAAGGGCAAAGTTGGCTGATCTGAGGGCCTCAATCGAGCAGTGGAAGAAGTACATGGCTACCAACAACTTCAGTTCTAGTGGGTCATGGCCGATACACAGGAATTGCATTAATTCATGGAAAATCAGGCCTAATGTGACCACCTGA
- the LOC116253317 gene encoding uncharacterized protein At4g15970-like isoform X2, producing the protein MANKTLIITGINKPYAGNNSMLELFLEAFRQGEDTEPLIDHLLIAAHDQPAFERCQQLHRHCYKLVTDGVDFAGEKLFMSEDYLKMVWRRTLFIADVLKRGYSFIYTDADIVWFRNPFKRFTADDDVQMSCDHYNGRPYDTNNSINTGFHFVRSNNKTIKFYDLWYESRKNYSRMHDQDALARLKENGIIERLGLKFRFLETVYFGGFCEKSRDLRKVNTMHANCCRSIRAKLADLRASIEQWKKYMATNNFSSSGSWPIHRNCINSWKIRPNVTT; encoded by the exons ATGGCGAACAAGACCCTCATCATCACGGGGATAAACAAGCCGTACGCGGGGAACAACAGCATGCTGGAGCTGTTCCTGGAGGCCTTCCGGCAAGGGGAGGACACGGAGCCCCTGATAGACCACCTGCTGATCGCCGCCCACGACCAGCCGGCTTTCGAGAGGTGCCAGCAGCTCCACCGCCACTGCTACAAGCTGGTCACCGACGGCGTCGACTTCGCCGGGGAGAAGCTCTTCATGAGCGAGGATTACCTGAAGATGGTGTGGCGGCGGACTCTCTTCATTGCGGACGTCCTCAAGCGTGGCTACAGCTTCATCTACACA GATGCTGACATAGTGTGGTTCCGGAATCCATTCAAGCGATTTACTGCAGACGATGATGTGCAGATGAGCTGCGACCACTACAACGGGAGGCCCTACGACACCAACAACTCCATCAACACCGGCTTCCATTTCGTGAGATCAAACAACAAGACAATCAAGTTTTACGATCTGTGGTATGAGAGCCGGAAGAACTACTCAAGGATGCACGACCAAGATGCGCTCGCAAGGCTGAAGGAGAACGGCATCATCGAGCGGCTTGGCCTGAAATTCAGGTTTCTGGAGACAGTCTACTTCGGTGGGTTCTGCGAGAAGAGCAGAGACCTGAGGAAGGTCAACACGATGCACGCGAACTGCTGCAGGAGCATAAGGGCAAAGTTGGCTGATCTGAGGGCCTCAATCGAGCAGTGGAAGAAGTACATGGCTACCAACAACTTCAGTTCTAGTGGGTCATGGCCGATACACAGGAATTGCATTAATTCATGGAAAATCAGGCCTAATGTGACCACCTGA